TGAGAGATGTACTCAAATCTTCATTGCCATGGACGATAGGCTTAGTTGGTATTTCCACAGCGATTAGCTTTCTAATAGGGACTTGGTTAGGCGCAATCGCTGGCTATAAACGAGATAAACCCGTTGGTGTGGCGCTTACTATGGTTTCTTTGATGATAAAGGCATTTCCGTATTTTTGGCTTTCGATGATGTTTTTGTACCTTTTTGGATACGTTTTGAAATGGTTTCCTTTATCAAATGCATATTCAACCAAGGAGTTTCTGAGTGGTTGGAGTTTTGTGCTCAGTGTTGTTTATCACGCCATATTACCTGGAACAACACTTGTTGTAGGATCTATTGGTTCTTGGATTCTCACTATGAGGAATAACATAGTCAGTGTCTTAGCAGAAGACTATATATTACTTGCGGAAGCTAAGGGCCTTTCACAGCAAGAAATTCTCGCCAATTATGCTATGAAGAATGCCATTTTACCAAGTGTAACGGCTTTTGGATTGTCCTTGGGGTTTGTCGTGAGCGGGGCACTCTTGACGGAGATCGTTTTTTCTTACCCCGGAGTAGGCTATCAATTGTACAGAGCCGCTGTTAGTCAAGATTACCCATTGATACAAGCCATATTTTTCTTTATATCTTTATCTGTCTTGAGTGCAAACCTGTTGATGGATTTTGTCTACATGTTTCTCGATCCAAGAACAAGAGGGTGAGACTTTGTCTATCAAGGCTTGGGCTGGAATTGGTATAATAATGTTTTTTTTAGCTATCGCCATTTTTGCTCCATATATAGCGCCATATGATCCAAATGATATAGTTGATTTACCTTATGATAAACCAAGTAGTCTGCATTTTCTCGGTACAGATAGATTGGGCAGAGATATTTTTTCACAGCTTATCTATGGAACAAGACTTTCACTTGTAATAGGTATAGTCACTGGTCTTCTCATGTCAGGTATTTCTACTTTTGTTGGAATGATCTCGGGTTACTACGGAGGTATTGTTGATCGTATCTTGTCGACCATAACGGATGTGTTCTTAGTTATACCAGGTATTCCACTTATGATTGTGATTTCATCTTACATGAGAGTCCGAAGCTTTTGGACTGTGATTTTGGTTATCGCAATAACTGGTTGGGGTGGTGGAGCAAGGATGATAAGATCACAGATGCTCTCAATGAAGAACAGAGATTTTGTGATGGCAGCGAAAACAATAGGAGAAAGAAATATAAGGATTGTGTTCTTCGAAATATTTCCAAACATGTTATCTTTGATAGCTTCGATTTTTTTCAGTTCGGTTCTTTATGCAATTATTGGAGAAGCTTCTTTATCCTTTCTCGGTTTAGGCGATGTCAGTAAAATTTCATGGGGCACAATGCTCTATTGGGCTCAGAGTGCCAATGCCTTGTTGAATGGAATGTGGGCATGGGTCCTTGCACCTGGGTTATCGATAATCATGCTTGGTACTGCTTTTGCCCTTTTGAATTTCTCGCTTGATGAAACAACTAATCCAAGATTGAGAAAACGTTAGGGTGGTCTGATGGTTGAGATTCTAAATTTAAGAGCAGGATATCGTTTCAGAAAAAAAGTAGTTAGAGCAGTGAATAACGTTTGTTTGAAGATTCATGATCAGGATTTTCTTGGCATTGCCGGTGAATCTGGTTGCGGAAAGTCGACTTTGGTTTTGGCGATGCTCAGATTGTTGAAGAGTCCTGGCTACATAGAATCTGGTAAGGTTTTAATCAATGGGTTAGATATATTCAGCCTTTCTAATGAGCAACTGTCCAAAGTTCGTTGGAAAGAGTTTTCTTTTGTCCCACAGAGTTCTATGAGTTCATTGAATCCAGTTATGAAAATAAAAGATCAGATTGCCGATGCGATAGTTTGTCATACAGATATGGAAAGGCAAGAAGCTTATGAGATAGTTGGAGAAGTTTTAAAACTCGTGGGTATCCCTGTGGAACGCGCAAATAGTTACCCACACCAACTTTCCGGTGGAATGCGCCAGAGAGTTGTTATAGCGATGGCTTTGGCTCTTTCCCCAAAATTTGTCGTTTTTGATGAACCAACAACTGCATTGGATGTGGTTGTGCAAAGGTCGATTCTTGAGAAAATCTTCGAGTTACAAGAACAGAAAAAATTCTCTGCAGCTTTCGTAACACATGATATCTCACTTTTATTCGAAATATCAAAGCACTTGGCTATAATGTATGCAGGTGAAATAGTCGAGTATGGTGATACCAGAAATGTTTACGAAAATCCACTACATCCTTATGCAAAAGGGCTGATTGAAGCTTTGCCAAGTGTATCTGGAGAGCTCAAAGAGTACAAAAGTATCCCGGGAAGACCACCAGACCTTTCGATTGTAATTGAGGGTTGTCCTTTCTATGAAAGATGTCGGTTCAGAAAAAAGATATGCTTAGAAAAACATCCGGAGTACAAGCAGGTTGAACAAGGTAGGTGGGTTTCTTGTCATCTGTATTGATCGCAGAAGGAATTATCAAAAATTTTGCCTTTAGAAAAGGTATTAAGCACTATACGATACACGCATTGAGAAGAGTGGATCTCCATCTTGCAGATAGAGAAATTTTGTCGATTGTTGGAGAAAGTGGCTGTGGCAAAACGACTTTCTTGAGAGTCGTTGCAAGAATATACGTCCAAGATGATGGAAGTTTATCTGTGCTTGGTAAGGAAGTACCTAAAAAGATGAACAAAAATCAGGAATTAGAGTACAGAAAAACCGTTCAAATGATCTTCCAAGACCCATTTTCAGCATTAAACCCGGTGAAGAAGATTGGGAAGTTCCTTGAAAGGCCTCTCAAAATTTTCAAGATACCTAATATAAAAGAGAGGATAAATGAGGTTCTTGAAGAGGTTGAACTGCCATTCGACTCTCTTGAGAAATATCCACACGAGTTGTCTGGAGGACAGAGACAGAGAGTCATCATCGCGCGATCGATTATAACAAGACCAAAGATAATACTCGCCGACGAACCCACTTCGATGCTCGATGTGTCGATAAAGGCTTCTATTCTCAACTTACTTCTGAAATTGAGAGATAATCACGCTATTTCTCTGATACATGTTACACACGATCTTGCTTCTGCAAAATATATTTCTGACAGAATAGCAGTCATGTATGCTGGACAGATTATTGAAGAAGGAGACGCAAAAGCAATAGTTGACGATCCATTACATCCATATACTAAACTGCTGAGGATGGCGGCACCAGATCCGAACAAACTGAATACAAGGCTTGGTCAAACAGGAGAGCCCCCCAATTTGATAAATCCCCCCTCAGGATGTGCCTTTATGCCAAGATGCGCTTATGCCAAAAAAGAATGCTCGAATTTTTCTCAAACCATCGATGTCGATGGCAGAAAAGTAAGGTGCATCTTGTATACCTAATTAACTTTGCACTAACCTAATCATGGATTATCCTGATATATTGAAATTTTAACGAGATATAAGAAAATCTATTATTTCCTGAATATCTGGCAATTCTCTAATAGGATAGACTTTGAAAAAGATGATCTTTCCATCTTTATCGATTATGATATTTGCTCTTTCAGAAAAACCGTCTTTTTCTCTGAATATGTTGTACAATTTAGCCACTTCACCATGTGGCCAGAAATCCGAGAGGATCTTCAATTGCTTTAAGCCCAGTGAATCTGCCCAAGCTTTTTTACTTGGAACTGGATCAACACTCAAACCAAGTGGAACTGTTTTTAGTTTCTCGAATTTTTCGTAGTTAGCTTCCAATGATTTCATCTGGTTTGCACAGATAGAAGTCCAAGCAAGTGGATGAAATGACAAGAGCACTTTCTTTCCTTTTAGCGAAGATAACTGAATCACATTGCCATCTTGATCTTTCAATGAAAAATCTGGTGCAATTGAACCGATTTGCAACATCTTTACCACCTCCGCTTTGATTCAATAAGATTCATTAGCTTTTCAACATTATGCTTTCTTTTGAAAAGTGGCTCTGAAGAGTTTTTATAGACTCTTTGTTGTGATTCAAAGGTAGGTTTTTCTTCGATATAGAATACACCTAAGGGTAAGGGAGATCTTTCCAGTGCTTTTTCAAATGCTTTGTTTATATTTGTCTCGTCGTGATCTTTCATATAGTAGGTGTTTTCTTTGAACCATTTGTAGGTGTTGATTTTATTGAAAGTAACACATGGCTGGAATATGTCTACCAATGAAAATCCTTTGTGCAATATGGCTCTTTTTATGATCTCTTTTGTTTCTTGCACATCACCGCAGAATGCTCGAGCCACGAAAGAACACTTCAAAGACAATGCAATGGCTATTGGGTTGAATGGCTCATTCAAAACTCCATTGACCTGTACAGGTGTTGTAAAACCTTTCTCACTGGTTGGTGAAGCTTGCCCTTTTGTTAGACCATAAACCATGTTATCGTGAACTAAAACGGTGATATCTGAATTTCTCCTGATGGCATGTATGAAGTGATTTCCTCCTTCACCATACATACAGCCATCTCCGCTTTCCACAATTACCACAAGATTTGGATTAGATACCTTTATTCCAACAGCTGCTGGCAAACTTCTTCCGTGTAAACCGTTGAAATAATTACATTTTATGTATTGAGGTGCTTTCGCAGCTTGCCCGATTCCAGAAACAAGTACCAAATTTTTTGGGTCTATGTCGAGCTCCTGTAATGCAGTTTTGACAATGTTGTGTATCGAATAGTTACCACAACCAGGACACCATGCGATATCTCCACCTTCAATATCAAACTTTGTAGCCATCAAATCTCCCCCTTCATAAACTTTTGTAATGTGTCTTTTATTTCTTCTACGTAAAAAGGTAAGCCGTTGTATTTATTCAATGTTTTGAAATCACTAAAACCAAATTCCATTTTCAGAAGCTTTCCAAGTTGTGAGGTGGCATTGGATTCTACAAGAAGTACTTTCTTTGCTCTATTTAGATATTTAGAGAGATTAGATGGTAATGGATAAAGTTGTTGCAAATGAAGTACTGCCAAATTTTCAAAGTCCTTTGATGCTTCAAGGACAATCTCTCTTGTTGAACCGAAACATATCACAAGATGAGTGAAATCTTTATTACCTATGAATTCGGCAGGAATTTCATCAGAGAAGTTTTTCAGTTTTCTTAGTCTCTTTTCGACCATTTTGTTTCTGATTGTAAAGTCTTCTGTTATTCTTCCATATTCGTCGTGTTCATCACTATCCACACAAACTAATCCATTACCATGACTTGGGATACCTCTTGGGGAGATCCCATTTTCCGTGAATTGATATCTTTTGTAATCAGGCGCTGTCTCAACTATGTAATCCGAGAAAGACTTTATTTCTCCAAGTTTATCGAAATTATAAATCATATCCATCAAATACTGGTCTGTCAAAACAAAGACTGGTACTTGGTATTTGTCTGCAATATCAAAAGCTTTCATCGTACAGAAAAATGCTTGTTCAAGATTACCTGGTGAAAAGATAACTCTTTCGAATTCACCGTGCCCAGAAAAAAGTGCGAACAATAAATCCGCTTGCTCTGTTCTTGTTGGAAGTCCTGTTGCAGGACCTGGTCTTTGTGCAAGGTGTATCACTATAGGACTTTCTATCATCCCAGCAAGACTCAGAGCCTCTACCATCAATGCAAAACCGCCACCACTTGTTGTCACAAGCGCCCTTGCTCCAGAATACCATGCACCTAAAGCCATATTTATGGCGCTGATTTCATCCTCTGCTTGTTCTACGATTATGTCAAAATCTCTTGAATGATTTGCCAGGTTAGTCAGAACACCGGTAGATGGAGACATTGGATATGAAGAGACGAAGTTACATCCACCAGCTAAGGCACCAAGAGAAACTGCTTCTGCACCACTCATCAATATATGATCTTTGACGCTCGGATTTGTTTCGATCTTTGTTTCAATGTTCATTTCTATGTTTTTGTAGACATAATCATATCCCAATTTGACCGCCTTTTTGTTTTCTTCACAAACCTTCGTACCTTTGTTGCAAAACCATTTCTCAATCGCGACTAACACGTTTTCAAAGGGAAGTTTCAAAAGGCCACACAACATACCAAGAACTACAGAATTGGAATAAAGTTTGTTCCCAGCTTCAAGTGCTAAACTGGATATTGGTACTTTTTTTATCCTTGCTTTTGTATTGAATTTTGTCTCTGAATTTGAATCGATGAAAACAAAGGTATTGTCATCTATTCTTTCCAAAAGTCTTAGTAAATGTACATCACCTGGTGAAAGAGAAAAGAGAATATCCGTTTTCTTACAGAATGCTCTAACAGGTTTATCACTGATTCTTATCAAAGTCGAGTTACTTCCACCTCTGACACGAGACATGTATTCTTTGTATGAAAATACATTTAAACCGTGGCTCTTTAATATATTTGGAAAAAGGTATTCTATTGTCTGAATACCTTGGCCAGCCTCGCCACAAATTACAACAGAAAGGTCCACGATGACTCCCCCTTATATTCGAAAAAAGCCCTGGTTTGTCCAGGGCTTTAGTTTATTCAACTTCAATTTTTTTGCTGCTCTCCCACAAACCATGTATGTTGCAATATGATAGAGCAAGGATTGTTCCAGATTTGTTCAGTTTCGCAACGGTTTTCACCACTGGTTCTGTGTAGACATCGCCTGTATTAGGGCCTTTGACAGATTCGCCATGAACATTGAATTCGTAATTGCCTATCTCATAAACATATGGATCGCCATCTGGTTGGAAAAAGAGCTTGATCCATTTTATATGATGTTCCGTCGTGTTTGGATGAGGTATTTCTTTACCAACGGTGACTGTGATCTCTGTTTTTTCTCCTTTTTTGACCTTTTCAGCAACTTCGATAACTGGTACATGTTTTTCTTTTTTGAAATCTTCTGACTTAATAAAATCAGCAAGTTTCATATTATTCCCTCCTTTATACAGAGAATTCCACATACATCTTCTTGGCAGTTCCACATACAGGGCATTTCTCAGGTGGTTCATTCTCTACTGTATGACCACAGACAGGACAGATGAATATTTTGCTGACTGGGTAATCTTCTTTTTTCTCAACAAGGTCTTTAGCAAGTTTGTACATTTGAGCGTGTATTTTCTCTGCTTCCCAGGCATATTTAGTACTTCTTTCCGCTCCTTTTTCTTGTTGAAATTGTGCAACTGTGTTGTAAACCGGGTACATTTCCTCGATTTCAAAAGTTTCACCATCGATGCACTGTTGAACGTTATCTTTCATTTCTTGATAGATCTTTCCGAGTTCTCTGTAATGATTTCTTGCATGAACAAATTCGGCATGTGCTATCGCCCTGAAAAGATTGGCAAGTTTCTTTAACCCCTTTCTTTCAGCTTCGTCTGCGAAGATTAAATACTTCATGTGTGCCATGCTTTCACCGGCAAAGGCATCTTCGAGGAATTTCTTGGTCATCTCTCTCATTGATTTCACCTCCCTATTTTCAATTTTTATTATACAACAATTCTATTTTCTGACTCCATTCAAAAATTAACACAATCGTCAAATACAATAGTTCTAAGCTAAAATTCTTCACAGGTTGAAACGAGATCTTCAACTTTGGTTGTAGCAAGGCAGATCACCGTGTCTGCGGCACCATAGTAAATCTTTAGTTCATCACCTTCCAAAATAGCCCCTGTTGGAAAGACTACATTGTTTCTAAATCCATCACTGGTCTCATACTTTTCCTCCGGTACAATGAGAGGTTCTTTACATAAACCCAAAACTTTGGTCGGGTTTTTTAAATCAAGCAACATAACACCTGCTGTGTAACGCTTGGTCCATTTTTCTTCCCAACCATTCTTTCCTCTTGATGAATCAATATCTACAGCATGAAAGATTACTAACCAACCACTGTCGGTTTTAATAGGGGGTGCTCCTGGACCAATTTTGATGTTGGCAAATAGTACATCTTCCACCGCAAGGAGAAGCTTGCTGTCTCCCCAATATCTCAAGTCTGGTGAAAAACTGATCCAGATATCAAATCTTTCTAAACCTAACCTGCCATAAACTGGAAACGGTCTTTCGAGTCTTACATACATACTATTTACTTTTTCTGGAAAAAGTACGATATTTCTGTTATCTGGCGTTGAGAGATCGATGATCTCAAATTGTTCGAAATCCTCCGTTTTTGCAATGCCTGCTCTTATTCCATGCCATGTGTCAACGGCAAAGGTCATATAGATCTTTTCTTCGATTGTAACTAATCTTGGATCATAAACTCTTATAAAATCTTTCTCATTTAGTGTAAAATGCAGCGGTTCTGGTTTAACCTTCCATTTTATTCCATCTTTGCTCAGTGCCAACCCCAGATTTGTTCCATCGATTCTTTTTTCTTCAAAAGAACCATAATCATTTCGAAAGACCATTATATAACGATCTTTTAGTTTGCAAACACCAGGATTGAATACAAGTGCAGAAATATATGGCACATCTTTGTAAGTGAGTATAGGATTGGCTGGGTGTCTTTTGATAATGTTCTGAGATTTCAATTCACCAACTGGTTTTGGTTCGAAATTTTCTCTGATTTTAGAAAGATCCATTGCTTATCTACCCCCTTTTTGAAATCATGATAATGTTACACGAAAAACTATAAATCGAAATAGTACGATTTTCCAAGGATAACTTTTGCTATCGGAATAAATAGGGATCTAAACACGAAAAAACTGCCTTTGGAAATGCGGAGATTAGTTTTTGATGTATTTTCTGATTTGTTAACATTTGACAAAAGATGCAGTTAGAAGCAACATTTAGTTAGTAATATCTAACTAAATCGAGGTGTTTGTTTTGTTAACCGATCTTGAGGCAAGAACTCTGAAGGTTATACGAGATTCTGGTGAAATATCTCGACTTGAAATATCTAAACTCTTAAACCTGAGTAAACCTGTTATAAGTCAGGCGGTGGCTCAGCTGATTAATAAAGGACTTGTAGTCGAATCCAATATTTGTAAGTCTTCTATAGGAAGACCAAGGATCAACCTAAAATTCGTTTCGGATGCGTTTTATTGTATAGGTGCCGAACTTGAAGAAAATACGTTCGAAATAATCATTACTGATCTCTCTGGAAATGAGAAAAAGGCTTTTCAGGAAAGAATTCCTCACACAAAAGATTCACTTGATATCATTGAGTGGTGTTCCGAAAAAATCAAAGAGTTGATAAGGCAATCGAATCTGCCAAGGGAAAAATTTTTAGGAATAGGAATTGGGATATCGGCCATGGTCGAACCGAACACAGGATTAGTGAGAACGGCTCCAGCATTTGGTATGAAGGATTTCAATCTCCAAAACACGCTTCAAATGATGCTCGACCTTCCTGTATACGTAGCAAATAGAGTTAAATTGGCTGCATTTGCCGAGCACAAACTCGGAGCAGCAAAAGGTTTTAAGGATGTACTTTTTATATATTTGGATAGTGGTCTTGGATCTGCAGTTATTTTAAACGACGAATTATTCCAGGGATTTTATGGTAAAGCAGGAGAATTTGGATGGTTGATAACCGATATTGATGTCACAAAAGATGACATTTGTGAAGAACAAAATTTTGGACATTTGGCAAGGAAAATATCAGGTCATTGTTTGAGAAAGTACTTGGGTGAGATCGTTCAAGATACCGATCTGAGAGAAATTATCATGGCGATTAAGCAAGGGCAGATCGAAATGGGAAAGAAGTTGAGAAGATCTTTAATGCATCTTGCCGCTGCAATAGCCAATTCAATACTCATGTTTGATCCGCAGATTGTAATCATCAAAGGGAGAATCGGACAAAGATATTTCTCAGAAATCTTGGAAATTATTGAGCAATTTCTTTATGAGTTCTTGCCACTACAGTTTTATGAGAACCTTGAATTTCGCAAAGGTATGATTGATAAGTATGATGTGGCATTGGGTGGTGTCTTTTTGGTTCAAAAGAAAGTTATGAATATCTAAATTACTCAAGGGGAGGTGGTTTCATGCGGAGAATTTTTGCAATGTTACTTGTTTTAGCGACGGTTCTCTCAATGGCTGATGTGGTCTTAATGTGGTTTACAGATGGTCCAGATTATGACGTCATGCAGAATCAGGTTGCAAAATTCGAAAAGGTTTATGGTGAAAAAGTTGTTGTTCTGAATCTACCCTATTACTTGGAATACAAACCCAAACTTGCTGCAATGGCTAAAGCGGGTTCACCACCAGATGTTGCAAGGGAAACCGACTTATTACCATGGCTTGATTACGCAATAGATATGAAGCCTTTAGTTGAGAAGTACACCAACATGAAATTCGAAGATTGGCTTGAAAATGTCTCTTTCTACAAACCAGCCTTTAAAAAGATCTATGAAAAATTCGGTAAAGTAATAGGCATACCGTACACTTCGGATGCTCACGCAGTTTTTTACAACAAAGAGATTTTCAAGAAGGCTGGTATAGAAGTACCAAAAGACAGACCTTGGACGATTGATGAATGGTATGCTGCAATGAAAAAAATCAAACAAAGTGGTGCAGCAAGATATGCCCTTGTTTATGATTTCAGTCCCTACAGATTTTCAAATTTACTGTATGTCTTCGGTGGCGGTATTTGGGACCCTGAAGGAAAAAATATAATCATTGATTCACCAGAATCGATCGAGGCTCTGGAGTTTTTCGTCAAACTTCATGACGAAGATCTCATACCGAAAGCCGTTTGGTTAACTGGCGACGCACCGGCAAAGTATTTCCAAAACGGTATGGCTGCAATGTATGTCTCTGGCATATGGATGCTTGCCCAATTCAAAGAACAATTGAAATTTGATTGGGGCGCCATTATGTGGCCATACAAGCGTCAAAGAGCTGTAATGACAGGTGGAAAGTATATAGTTCCATTCACTGAAAAAGGTGCACAGCTTGCACTATTCTTGACCAATGAAGAAAATCTCGCAGAATTTGCCGGAAAACTTTATCTGATACCTGATAGAAAAGATTTGAGTGGTAAGGTAAAGGTTGAAGATCCTGTGATCAAAGAAGTTTACGATGTGGTGATGAAGGATCTTGATGAATCAGGAAGGGGAAGTCTTGTCGCGGATTGGTATGATCCAGATACAGCAGCTATAATACAAAAGAACAGAACAGTTATAATCGATGCGATAAAATCAGCGGTTGCCAAAGAAAAAACTCCTGCGCAGGCTTTCAGAGATCTTGCAAAGTTTCTGAGAGAAGAAGTCGCAAAAAGTAAATGAGCTTTCTTGGGTGGGGAATCCCACCCAAGTTGTTTTAAATCTGGAGGGAAGAACTTTGAAAAAACAACTGGTCCCATGGTTATTTCTTCTGCCAAATCTCTTGATCTTTGCGATATTCATAGTAACACCTGCTCTGAGTAGTTTTTATTATTCTTTTACAGACTATGATATGCTCACCTTTTCTGGGAAATTCGTTGGTTTGTCTAATTTCATTAGTCTTTTTCGCACGCCAAGTGATTTTAGCCATGTATTGACCAGAACATTTTTTTACACGTTGCTTGTTGTTCCTTTAGTTTTCTTTTCTTCACTTGGTTTGTCAGTAATAACTACATCGGATTTTATTTATGGTAGATCTTTTTTAAGGGCACTTTTCTATTGGCCTTGGCTTTTATCACCATCAATCATAGGTATCAGTTGGAAATGGTTTTTGGATTATGATGCAGGATTGATAAATATAATTCTCATAAAAATGGGTTTAAACCCGATATCATGGTTGATAGATAAAAGATTAGCGTTTTTGAGTGTCACGTTGGTGACGGTTTGGAATGTTGCGGGCTATTTTATGGTTATGTTCAATGCAGCACTTACAGCTATCCCAGTTGAAGTCTATGAAGCGGCATCATTAGACGGCGCAAATAAATGGACAAGGTTTTGGAAGATCATCTTTCCTCTACTCAAGCCTACTTCAGTACTTGTGATAATTCTTTCAACAATTATGGCGATGAGGAGTTTTGAAGTGATATATGTTTTTACTTCTGGAGGACCTGGAACATCAACGACAATGGTTGCGCAAAAGATATACCATACTGCCTTTATGGAAAGAAAGCTTGGCATGGCCTCAGCAATGTCTATAGTACTGTTCTTAATCTTGATAATTCTCTCATTATTACAATTCAAAGTTTTGGAGGAAAAGCAATGAAAAGAAGAAAAAGGATTTTTTTAGTAATCTTGAATCTCGTTGTGTACGTTTTTGCATTTTTGTACGTTCTTCCGATATTGTGGACTGTCTTTTCGAGTTTTAAGGAAGAATCTGATCTTTTTTCGTGGCCTCCTCGTTTGGTAACCAAGTTGACTATGATCAACTACAGAAACGTTTTTTCTAAAACACAACTTCCTTTGTTCATGAGAAATTCTTTCTTTATTTCGATTTTTGCGACCATTATTACCGTTTTGATAAGCATAATGGGAGGTTATGCGCTGGCAAAGTATCACTTTCGTTTTAGGGGTTTTATCTCATCTTTCACTTTGTCGATGTTGATGATTCCATTGCAAGTGATAATGGTTCCAATTTATTTGGTGCTCTCGAAGATAGGCATGATAAACACCTTATGGGGTTTGATAATACCACCTTCTGCAACACCTACGGGTATATTTCTTGCACAGAGATATCTTTTGTCTGCACTTCCAGATGAAATCTTAGAAAGTGCAAGGATTGATGGAGCAGGGGAGATGAAGATTTTCTTTAAAATAGTACTACCACTTTCAACGCCACTTATAGCAGCCCTCTCGGTATTGTCTTTCACTTGGAGATGGAATGATTTTCTCTGGCCATTGATTGTCGTTGGTACTCCCAGACTGTACACTGTTCAATTGGCTTTGGGAATGTATGCCGGTGAACATATAGTGCAGTGGGGACCTTTATTGGCAATGACGGTAATATCAATGATTCCTGTTTTAATTGTCTTCTTGCTACTCCAGAAATACTTCGTGAAGGGTATAGCAACTGGTGCTTTAAAATGAGGAAGTGACTTATATGGATTATAAGATATTGGATAACGGTACTATCCTTTACGAAAGGGCCTTAGAGACTTTTATACTTTCCAATTTGGAGCAGACCTTAATTATGAAATATGGTGAACCTAAGCAACTCTTTTCTTCGAAACATGGTTTAGTGTTAGAGTTTGTGAAAACAAATATTGGTGAACCTGTTTTGTCAAGATACTGGCCAAATGGGTGTTATTTTCAAAGAGAGAATATGAACTGGTCTTTTTTAACCGCGAATGATATAGTCTCCACTCTCTTTTTTATAAATGGTTTGAAAAGACTTGAGCTTCTCTTCAAAGTACCACTTAAGAGAAATTTCAAAGTACCATTTTTTAAATCGATAGACCTTGAAAGATCATTAAATGTCTCTTTTTTTAACGGATTAGTGAATTTTTCAGACATTTTGAAGATCAAGATCGTGGAAGGAAAGTTGATTAAATTCGAGCAGAAAAATGACAGACTCTTTGAGCTTGTGATCGAGAGCAACGATAAAGGTTTTATAAAACTCTCATTTGGTAGTCAAATTTCAGTTGATGGATCTGAGGAAGATCAGAACAGAGTTTATCTGAAGAAACTCGATGAGCATTGCCCTGGTGCTTTGAATAATTTGGAAAAAGCCCTGTATTTTTTCTCGGTACATACAGCACTTTCCTGTTGGAAAGATTTTGGAACTGTCAAGGCTCTGTCAGCAGGTAACAATTACAGTTTTCCTCCAAGGACTTATTTCAGAGACGGTTTTTGGACGTCACTCACACTTTTGAAAATCGATTCAAAACTCGTTAAAGAACAAATCCTTACCT
The DNA window shown above is from Thermotoga profunda AZM34c06 and carries:
- a CDS encoding carbohydrate ABC transporter permease, whose translation is MKKQLVPWLFLLPNLLIFAIFIVTPALSSFYYSFTDYDMLTFSGKFVGLSNFISLFRTPSDFSHVLTRTFFYTLLVVPLVFFSSLGLSVITTSDFIYGRSFLRALFYWPWLLSPSIIGISWKWFLDYDAGLINIILIKMGLNPISWLIDKRLAFLSVTLVTVWNVAGYFMVMFNAALTAIPVEVYEAASLDGANKWTRFWKIIFPLLKPTSVLVIILSTIMAMRSFEVIYVFTSGGPGTSTTMVAQKIYHTAFMERKLGMASAMSIVLFLILIILSLLQFKVLEEKQ
- a CDS encoding carbohydrate ABC transporter permease, yielding MKRRKRIFLVILNLVVYVFAFLYVLPILWTVFSSFKEESDLFSWPPRLVTKLTMINYRNVFSKTQLPLFMRNSFFISIFATIITVLISIMGGYALAKYHFRFRGFISSFTLSMLMIPLQVIMVPIYLVLSKIGMINTLWGLIIPPSATPTGIFLAQRYLLSALPDEILESARIDGAGEMKIFFKIVLPLSTPLIAALSVLSFTWRWNDFLWPLIVVGTPRLYTVQLALGMYAGEHIVQWGPLLAMTVISMIPVLIVFLLLQKYFVKGIATGALK